In Belonocnema kinseyi isolate 2016_QV_RU_SX_M_011 chromosome 4, B_treatae_v1, whole genome shotgun sequence, a single window of DNA contains:
- the LOC117171810 gene encoding uncharacterized protein LOC117171810 — protein MAKRGNLEDVQKKHRKVIQEVQKEQKMREQMNESTSELKRKEVENCMKNALLTQEESNRTQIPIDVTAAADISAIAGPSSVMEASLSPTAQDSHGQSMADEAVESLSKDLHDA, from the exons ATGGCTAAAAGGGGAAATCTCGAGGATGTTCAGAAGAAGCATAGAAAAGTTATTCAGGAAGTACAAAAGGAGCAGAAAATGCGTGAACAAATGAACGAATCTAcatctgaattaaaaagaaaag AAgttgaaaattgtatgaaaaacgCATTATTGACTCAAGAAGAGTCAAATAGGACGCAGATCCCAATTGATGTAACAGCAGCTGCAGACATTAGTGCGATTGCAGGCCCATCCAGCGTTATGGAGGCTAGCTTATCTCCCACAGCACAAGACTCTCATGGCCAATCGATGGCTGATGAAGCTGTCGAAAGTCTCTCGAAAGATTTACATGATGCTTAA